In the Verrucomicrobiia bacterium genome, one interval contains:
- a CDS encoding ABC transporter permease encodes MILSTNIRIALESLRSTRVRTALTTLGIIIGIASITMVLALGEGAKQAVATQVKHLDQNILVIRPGKVTRHNATGAIDYNPLSSYAATTLTENDLETTRKQPGVAAAAPLMLINGSIKKGEASAKDAFIVATTPELASTLKINAAQGQFLDGTTARDTVVIGESLSVALFGTDQTIGQRLKLKGQDFTIIGVLKKIKNPIGINGINFDMAAIVSLDAGKGFNQGIAQIQQLTVKAKSAAELPAIKKTLTEALLKNHDGEEDFAVLGGKEAADVSSSFFQVLTSMVAVVASISLIVGGIGIMNSMLVGVAERTREIGIRKSIGASNRHVFSQFLIESLIMSLTGGVFGFLLAYIVAYGISLFLPFHPAFSWGIFGLAMGVSLVVGVVFGLFPAFRAARKDPIVALRQHH; translated from the coding sequence ATGATACTCTCGACGAACATTCGGATCGCGCTCGAAAGTCTTCGAAGTACCCGCGTGCGCACCGCACTGACAACGCTTGGTATCATAATTGGCATAGCTTCAATAACCATGGTGCTGGCTCTGGGCGAAGGCGCAAAACAAGCCGTTGCGACCCAAGTGAAGCACCTTGATCAAAACATCCTGGTTATTCGTCCGGGGAAGGTTACCCGCCATAATGCCACCGGCGCTATCGACTATAATCCTTTGTCTTCCTATGCCGCCACTACCCTTACCGAAAATGACCTTGAAACCACTCGCAAACAACCGGGTGTTGCGGCAGCGGCCCCGCTCATGCTTATTAATGGCAGTATTAAAAAGGGAGAAGCAAGCGCCAAAGACGCTTTTATCGTCGCGACCACCCCAGAACTCGCTTCAACACTTAAAATCAATGCCGCCCAAGGGCAGTTTTTGGATGGTACTACCGCCCGTGACACAGTAGTCATCGGTGAAAGCTTATCGGTGGCCCTTTTTGGCACTGATCAAACCATCGGGCAACGCCTGAAACTAAAAGGGCAAGATTTTACCATTATTGGGGTGCTTAAAAAGATAAAAAACCCCATTGGGATCAACGGCATAAACTTCGATATGGCCGCAATTGTGAGCCTTGATGCTGGGAAGGGCTTTAACCAAGGCATTGCTCAAATTCAACAACTCACCGTTAAAGCCAAAAGCGCCGCCGAACTACCAGCAATAAAAAAGACTCTCACCGAAGCGCTACTGAAAAATCATGATGGTGAAGAGGATTTTGCGGTTCTAGGTGGTAAAGAGGCAGCCGATGTCTCCAGTAGTTTCTTTCAAGTGCTGACTTCGATGGTTGCGGTCGTTGCAAGCATTTCACTCATCGTCGGTGGCATCGGTATCATGAACAGCATGCTAGTTGGCGTAGCCGAACGCACGCGCGAAATCGGCATTCGTAAATCAATTGGCGCCAGTAACCGGCATGTTTTCTCGCAGTTTCTGATTGAATCATTAATTATGAGCCTGACGGGTGGCGTTTTTGGTTTTCTCCTGGCTTACATCGTCGCTTACGGAATCAGTCTCTTTTTGCCATTCCACCCAGCCTTCTCGTGGGGGATATTTGGCTTGGCTATGGGCGTTTCGTTAGTTGTTGGGGTGGTTTTCGGCCTCTTTCCGGCATTCCGCGCAGCACGCAAGGACCCAATCGTAGCACTCCGACAACATCATTAA